One Glycine soja cultivar W05 chromosome 2, ASM419377v2, whole genome shotgun sequence genomic region harbors:
- the LOC114393571 gene encoding uncharacterized protein At5g39865-like produces the protein MPSNLDMKGMKSRFHRKLKLIPTITNLKQGLVLQLNPPIYDDQDHKPHNMAELEIGPKGSEDDKHYELKEMQFKATPTKGSKEKNLVATSPSKSMHQKIQGIEEYPSLTDFEEIHPPGGSQAVILYTTSMRGIRKTFQDCNTVCFLLRSFKIRYHERDVSLHLEYREELWKILGSKVIPPRLFIKGRYIGGADEVVGLHEMGWLGKLLEETPMDFADGPCKGCACMRFSICFNCNGSCKVFTTNGDNKNECFIRCPECNENGLVKCPICC, from the coding sequence ATGCCATCCAATTTAGACATGAAAGGAATGAAAAGCAGGTTCCATAGAAAATTGAAACTCATTCCAACCATTACCAACTTGAAACAAGGCCTAGTCCTTCAGCTCAATCCACCAATCTATGATGATCAAGATCACAAGCCCCACAACATGGCTGAACTAGAGATTGGCCCCAAAGGAAGTGAAGATGATAAACATTATGAGTTAAAAGAAATGCAATTTAAAGCCACACCCACCAAAGGGTCCAAGGAGAAAAACTTAGTGGCTACTAGTCCTAGTAAAAGCATGCATCAAAAAATTCAAGGCATCGAAGAGTACCCATCTCTAACAGATTTTGAAGAGATACATCCACCAGGTGGAAGCCAAGCAGTGATTCTCTACACAACAAGCATGAGAGGCATAAGAAAAACCTTTCAGGACTGCAACACGGTATGCTTTTTGTTGAGAAGCTTCAAGATAAGATACCATGAGAGAGATGTTTCTCTACACTTGGAGTATAGAGAAGAGTTGTGGAAGATCTTGGGTAGCAAAGTGATCCCTCCCAGGCTTTTCATTAAAGGGAGGTACATTGGAGGAGCTGATGAAGTTGTAGGATTGCATGAGATGGGGTGGcttggaaagcttttggaagAAACACCAATGGACTTTGCTGATGGTCCTTGCAAAGGTTGTGCCTGCATGAGGTTTTCCATTTGCTTTAATTGTAATGGTAGTTGCAAAGTGTTCACCACCAATGGTGACAACAAAAATGAATGTTTCATCAGGTGTCCTGAATGCAACGAGAATGGACTTGTCAAATGCCCCATTTGCTGCTAG
- the LOC114393591 gene encoding putative phosphatidylglycerol/phosphatidylinositol transfer protein DDB_G0282179, which yields MSDKKADYDVEVKGVEIYPDPIARGQPATFIIAATTGKALSGGKLAIDVSYFGWHIHSETHDLCGETTCPVSVGDFVIAHSQVLPGFTPPVSYSLKMKMFDGNKHELTCITFGFDIGFGSSVADS from the exons ATGTCAGATAAGAAAGCTGACTATGATGTTGAGGTTAAAGGGGTTGAAATATATCCTGATCCCATCGCACGAGGCCAGCCTGCTACATTCATCATTGCTGCAACTACAG GTAAAGCGTTATCTGGAGGGAAGCTAGCGATTGATGTGTCATATTTCGGATGGCACATACATAGTGAGACCCATGACCTTTGTGGAGAAACTACTTGCCCTGTTTCAGTTGGTGATTTTGTGATTGCTCATTCCCAAGTTTTACCAGGATTCACTCCACCT GTTTCATACtctttgaagatgaagatgttcGATGGAAACAAGCATGAGTTAACTTGCATTACATTTGGTTTTGATATTGGGTTTGGTTCTTCTGTGGCTGATAGCTAA
- the LOC114375939 gene encoding agamous-like MADS-box protein AGL62, giving the protein MDSKSVPSLKGRIKKTKGQQKIEMKKVNNERYLQVTFSKRRTEIFKKASELAPLYSVDLAPHLPLLSYNTMDEHKLHAHLNDLANRLAKEKKHIEDLNHLLQVAEDHFWWAIPIERINSAQVEKYKRLLEELKTHVDEKYEKLLFEGILTYNSSTQFFLQVEALIPMLIAL; this is encoded by the exons ATGGATTCAAAAAGCGTGCCAAGCTTGAAAGGCAGGATCAAGAAGACCAAAGGTCAACAAAAGATCGAGATGAAGAAGGTGAACAATGAGCGTTACCTTCAAGTGACGTTCTCAAAGCGTCGCACTGAGATTTTCAAGAAAGCAAGTGAGCTTGCCCCCCTCTACAGTGTGGACCTTGCT CCCCATCTCCCACTCTTATCCTACAACACCATGGACGAGCATAAGCTCCACGCACACCTCAATGACCTGGCCAACCGATTAGCCAAGGAAAAGAAGCACATAGAGGATTTGAATCATTTGTTACAGGTTGCGGAGGATCACTTTTGGTGGGCCATACCAATTGAAAGAATAAACAGTGCCCAAGTCGAGAAGTATAAGAGGCTGTTGGAGGAGCTGAAGACACATGTCGATGAAAAATATGAGAAGCTTCTCTTTGAGGGCATTCTTACTTATAACTCATCAACTCAGTTTTTTTTACAGGTGGAAGCTCTTATTCCAATGTTAATAGCACTTTGA